A single genomic interval of Saccharothrix saharensis harbors:
- a CDS encoding beta-galactosidase, translated as MTHDLTRRLGGLAFGGDYNPEQWDEPVWAEDDELMRRARVNLATVGVFSWALLEPEEGRYDFAWLDAHLDRLHAGGVAVDLATPTASPPPWFTRAHPDALPVTPDGVRLVHGSRDTYCLAAPAYRDAARRVASELAERYGDHPAVALWHVHNEYATLCWCDHVAAAFRTWLRERHGTLDALNEAWGTAFWSQRYTSWDDVLPPRATQWHHNPGQSLDFRRFSSDLALAAYREQRDAIRARSDRPVTTNLMLPGYQNLDLWAFGRELDFVTIDHYPDRPGLDAAADTAFGADRARSFGGGRPWLLMEQGANTVYAEGRVLPKDPGDVLRHTLGHIARGSEGALFFQWRQSKAGAETWHSAMVPHAGPDSRIFREVAEVGEAVARLAEVAGSTVTAEVAVLHDAEAWWASQADGLPSGDLDYHSMLRRAHRALWDAGVVTDFAHPEHDLGRYRLVLAPALLLLSDAGAANLRRYVAEGGTLLVQHFSGVVDDRPHARLGGYPARPLREALGIRVEEPRPLPRDERITLSDGAHGAVWSEYLHLEGAEAVAAYTRGMLAGRPALTRHAFGAGHGWYLSTVLDAPDYGALVDRLLREAGVVREWPPGVEAVTRGRWCFLLNHGDDAVPLPRADHDLLTGGPLTELPPRGCAVLRTP; from the coding sequence ATGACGCACGACCTGACCCGACGGCTCGGCGGGCTCGCGTTCGGCGGTGACTACAACCCCGAGCAGTGGGACGAGCCGGTCTGGGCCGAGGACGACGAGCTGATGCGCCGGGCGCGGGTCAACCTGGCCACGGTCGGCGTGTTCTCGTGGGCCTTGCTGGAACCGGAGGAGGGCCGCTACGACTTCGCCTGGCTCGACGCCCACCTCGACCGGCTGCACGCGGGCGGTGTCGCGGTCGACCTGGCCACGCCGACCGCGTCCCCTCCCCCGTGGTTCACCAGGGCGCACCCGGACGCGCTGCCGGTGACCCCCGACGGTGTCCGGCTGGTGCACGGCAGCCGCGACACCTACTGCCTCGCCGCGCCCGCCTACCGCGACGCGGCCCGCCGCGTGGCCTCCGAGCTGGCCGAGCGCTACGGCGACCACCCCGCGGTCGCGCTGTGGCACGTGCACAACGAGTACGCCACGCTCTGCTGGTGCGACCACGTCGCCGCCGCGTTCCGCACCTGGCTGCGCGAGCGGCACGGCACGCTGGACGCGCTCAACGAGGCGTGGGGCACGGCGTTCTGGAGCCAGCGCTACACCTCGTGGGACGACGTGCTGCCACCGCGCGCCACGCAGTGGCACCACAACCCCGGGCAGTCGCTCGACTTCCGCCGGTTCTCCTCCGACCTGGCGCTGGCCGCCTACCGGGAGCAGCGCGACGCGATCCGCGCCCGCAGCGACCGCCCGGTGACCACCAACCTGATGCTGCCCGGCTACCAGAACCTCGACCTGTGGGCGTTCGGCCGGGAACTGGACTTCGTGACCATCGACCACTACCCGGACCGGCCGGGCCTCGACGCGGCGGCGGACACCGCGTTCGGCGCGGACCGCGCCCGGTCGTTCGGCGGCGGCCGGCCGTGGCTGCTCATGGAGCAGGGCGCGAACACCGTCTACGCCGAGGGCCGGGTGCTGCCGAAGGACCCGGGCGACGTCCTGCGGCACACGCTCGGCCACATCGCGCGCGGTTCCGAGGGCGCGCTGTTCTTCCAGTGGCGGCAGTCGAAGGCGGGCGCCGAGACGTGGCACTCGGCGATGGTGCCGCACGCCGGTCCGGACAGCCGGATCTTCCGGGAGGTCGCGGAGGTCGGCGAGGCCGTCGCCCGGCTCGCGGAGGTGGCCGGGTCGACCGTGACCGCCGAGGTGGCCGTGCTGCACGACGCGGAGGCGTGGTGGGCGTCTCAGGCGGACGGCCTGCCCTCGGGCGACCTCGACTACCACTCGATGCTGCGGCGCGCGCACCGGGCGCTGTGGGACGCGGGGGTCGTCACCGACTTCGCCCACCCGGAGCACGACCTGGGCCGGTACCGGCTCGTCCTGGCCCCCGCCCTGCTCCTGCTGTCCGACGCCGGGGCGGCGAACCTGCGGCGTTACGTCGCCGAGGGCGGCACGCTGCTCGTCCAGCACTTCAGCGGCGTGGTCGACGACCGCCCGCACGCCCGCCTCGGCGGCTACCCGGCCCGGCCGCTGCGCGAAGCCCTCGGCATCCGGGTCGAGGAACCGCGGCCGTTGCCGCGGGACGAGCGGATCACGCTGTCCGACGGCGCGCACGGCGCGGTGTGGAGCGAGTACCTGCACCTGGAAGGTGCCGAGGCGGTCGCCGCCTACACCCGAGGGATGCTCGCCGGGCGGCCGGCGCTCACCCGCCACGCCTTCGGTGCCGGCCACGGCTGGTACCTCTCCACCGTCCTGGACGCGCCCGACTACGGCGCGCTGGTGGACCGCCTGCTGCGGGAGGCCGGGGTGGTGCGGGAGTGGCCGCCCGGTGTGGAGGCCGTCACCCGCGGCAGGTGGTGCTTCCTGCTCAACCACGGCGACGACGCCGTGCCGCTGCCCCGCGCCGACCACGACCTGCTCACCGGCGGGCCGCTGACCGAGCTGCCACCGCGCGGCTGCGCCGTCCTCCGAACGCCCTGA
- a CDS encoding glycoside hydrolase family 43 protein has product MSPERGAFTNPVLPGFHPDPSVCRVGEDYYLVCSSFEYFPGVPLFHSRDLVRWTQLGNVLDRPDQLRLPLDTPSSAGVYAPTLRHHDGRFWLVTTNVSGGGNLLVTATDPAGPWSDPVLLPDLPGIDPDLAWDDDGTCWCTVAGVSQVRIDPRTGQVLDAPRRIWSGAPGVKAPEAPHLYRIGEYWYLVIAEGGTERGHGVSIARGRTPSGPFEPCPTNPVLTHRGTDHPIQNTGHGDLVQGPDGSWWLVLLGVRPGGGTPGWHVLGRETFLAPVTWVDDWPVVGPLELAASVPWPVAPEPTAAYRDDFDLPALGPAWISLRDRRERHCTTAERAGWLTLRARGASLDDRDVVFTGRRQQHPSCRVSALVDATTGTGGLAVRLDEEHHYEIEASADEVRVVARVGSLKTAVASRAVAGGPVVLGVDVREEENLRDARTGPDTVSFGIGEPDGTFTTLATLDGRYLSTEVAGGFTGRVIGLYAGAGTVHFDWFAHERIDD; this is encoded by the coding sequence ATGTCCCCCGAACGCGGCGCGTTCACCAACCCCGTGCTCCCCGGCTTCCACCCCGACCCGAGCGTGTGCCGGGTCGGCGAGGACTACTACCTGGTGTGCTCCAGCTTCGAGTACTTCCCCGGCGTGCCGCTCTTCCACAGCCGCGACCTGGTGCGCTGGACGCAGCTCGGCAACGTGCTGGACCGGCCCGACCAGCTGCGCCTCCCGCTCGACACGCCGTCGTCCGCGGGCGTGTACGCGCCGACCCTGCGCCACCACGACGGCCGGTTCTGGCTCGTCACCACGAACGTGAGCGGAGGTGGCAACCTCCTCGTCACCGCCACCGACCCGGCCGGGCCGTGGTCGGACCCGGTCCTGCTGCCCGACCTGCCCGGCATCGACCCGGACCTCGCGTGGGACGACGACGGCACCTGCTGGTGCACTGTCGCGGGGGTGTCCCAGGTCCGGATCGACCCGCGCACCGGACAGGTGCTCGACGCGCCGCGGCGGATCTGGTCGGGAGCGCCCGGCGTGAAGGCGCCGGAAGCGCCGCACCTGTACCGGATCGGCGAGTACTGGTACCTGGTCATCGCCGAGGGCGGCACCGAGCGCGGCCACGGCGTGTCCATCGCCCGCGGCCGAACGCCCTCGGGGCCGTTCGAGCCGTGCCCGACCAACCCGGTGCTCACCCACCGCGGCACCGACCACCCCATCCAGAACACCGGGCACGGCGACCTCGTGCAGGGACCGGACGGCTCGTGGTGGCTGGTGCTGCTCGGGGTCCGGCCGGGCGGCGGGACACCCGGCTGGCACGTGCTGGGCCGCGAGACCTTCCTCGCGCCCGTGACCTGGGTGGACGACTGGCCGGTGGTCGGTCCGCTGGAGCTCGCCGCGAGCGTGCCCTGGCCCGTGGCGCCGGAGCCGACCGCGGCGTACCGCGACGACTTCGACCTGCCCGCGCTCGGGCCGGCCTGGATCTCGTTGCGGGACCGCCGGGAACGGCACTGCACGACGGCCGAGCGCGCCGGGTGGTTGACCCTCCGGGCACGCGGGGCGTCTTTGGACGATCGCGACGTCGTGTTCACCGGCCGACGCCAGCAGCACCCGTCGTGCCGGGTGAGCGCGTTGGTGGACGCCACGACCGGCACGGGCGGTCTGGCCGTGCGGCTGGACGAGGAGCACCACTACGAGATCGAGGCGAGCGCCGACGAGGTGCGGGTGGTCGCCCGCGTCGGCTCGCTGAAGACCGCGGTCGCGTCCCGGGCGGTGGCGGGCGGGCCGGTGGTGCTGGGCGTGGACGTGCGGGAGGAGGAGAACCTCCGGGACGCCCGCACCGGCCCCGACACCGTTTCTTTCGGCATCGGCGAGCCGGACGGGACGTTCACCACCTTGGCCACCCTCGACGGCCGCTACCTCTCCACCGAGGTGGCGGGTGGCTTCACCGGCCGGGTCATCGGCCTGTACGCCGGCGCGGGCACCGTCCACTTCGACTGGTTCGCCCACGAGCGGATCGACGACTGA
- a CDS encoding beta-L-arabinofuranosidase domain-containing protein, with the protein MSSPLNRRTLLQAVGVAAVATAMPTLAPGSALAASVPPARGDVGAAAYAFDLGEVRLSPGRWMENQSRTLTYLKFVDVNRLLYNFRANHRLSTQGAAALGGWEAPNFPFRTHSQGHFLSAWAQAWAVLGDTTCRDRANHMVAELAKCQANNAAAGFNTGYLSGFPESDFDAMEAGSPKAVSYYALHKTLAGLLDVWRHVGSTQARDVLLRLAGWVDWRTARLSYSQMQRVLGTEFGGMNAVLTDLYQQTGDARWLATAQRFDHAAVFDPLAANQDRLSGLHANTQVPKWIGAAREYKATGTTRYRDIASNAWNITVGAHTYAIGGNSQAEHFRAPNAIAAYLNTDTAEACNTYNMLKLTRELWLLNPDNAPYFDFYERALLNHLLGQQNTADPHGHICYFTGLNPGHRRGNTGPAWGGGNWSTDYTTFWCCQGTALEVNTSLANSIYFHNGTTLTVNLYTPSVLTWAQRGITVTQTTTYPASDTTTLTVTGSVGGSWTMRLRIPAWTTGATVSVNGTAQAITTTPGTYASLTRTWTSGDTVTVRLPMRVTLQPANDNPAVAAITYGPVVLSGNYGNTALSRLPVLDTTSITRTSGLAFTARADGATVNLGPFYDAHGFNYTVYWSTSGGGGGTAAGYRLVNAGSGLVLGVQDMSTADGGLAVQWNDTGSADHNWELVPDGSAVRLRNLNSGKVLGVEGMSTADNARVLQWSNTGTADHKWTVLDNGDGTHKLRNGNSGKLLGILNGSTAAGGQAVQDPDNGTADNRWRFVPSGARRVQNLASGLVLGVQNMSTADGGLAVQWDDNGTADHLWTAVVDPDGYFRLRNSHSGKVLGVENAANANGARVLQWADNGTTDHKWRLRYGSGGYFRIQCGNGGRVLGVTGASTARGAQIVIWDDNGTNDHLWRFV; encoded by the coding sequence ATGTCGTCACCTCTCAACCGCCGCACGCTGCTGCAAGCCGTCGGCGTCGCGGCCGTCGCGACGGCCATGCCCACCCTGGCCCCCGGGTCCGCGCTCGCGGCGTCGGTTCCACCCGCCCGCGGTGACGTCGGTGCGGCGGCCTACGCGTTCGACCTCGGCGAGGTGCGCCTGAGCCCGGGCCGGTGGATGGAGAACCAGAGCCGGACGTTGACGTACCTGAAGTTCGTCGATGTCAACCGGTTGCTCTACAACTTCCGGGCGAACCACCGGTTGTCGACGCAGGGTGCGGCGGCGTTGGGTGGGTGGGAGGCGCCGAACTTCCCGTTCCGCACGCACAGTCAAGGGCACTTCCTCAGCGCGTGGGCGCAGGCGTGGGCGGTGCTGGGCGACACCACGTGCCGGGACCGGGCCAATCACATGGTGGCCGAGCTCGCCAAGTGCCAGGCCAACAACGCGGCAGCCGGGTTCAACACCGGCTACCTGTCGGGGTTCCCGGAGTCGGACTTCGACGCGATGGAGGCGGGCTCGCCGAAGGCTGTGTCGTACTACGCGCTGCACAAGACCCTGGCCGGGTTGTTGGACGTGTGGCGGCACGTCGGCAGCACGCAGGCCCGCGACGTGCTGCTGCGGTTGGCGGGGTGGGTGGACTGGCGCACGGCACGGTTGTCCTACAGCCAGATGCAGCGGGTGCTGGGCACGGAGTTCGGCGGGATGAACGCCGTGCTGACCGACCTCTACCAGCAGACCGGTGACGCCCGCTGGCTGGCCACCGCGCAGCGGTTCGACCACGCGGCCGTGTTCGACCCCCTGGCGGCCAACCAGGACCGGCTCAGCGGGTTGCACGCCAACACCCAGGTGCCCAAGTGGATCGGCGCGGCGCGCGAGTACAAGGCGACCGGCACGACCCGGTACCGCGACATCGCGTCCAACGCCTGGAACATCACCGTGGGCGCGCACACCTACGCCATCGGCGGCAACAGCCAGGCCGAGCACTTCCGCGCCCCCAACGCCATCGCCGCCTACCTCAACACCGACACGGCCGAGGCGTGCAACACCTACAACATGCTCAAGCTGACCCGTGAGCTGTGGCTGCTCAACCCGGACAACGCCCCCTACTTCGACTTCTACGAGCGCGCCCTGCTCAACCACCTCCTGGGCCAGCAGAACACCGCCGACCCGCACGGCCACATCTGCTACTTCACCGGCCTCAACCCCGGTCACCGCCGCGGCAACACCGGACCGGCGTGGGGCGGCGGGAACTGGAGCACCGACTACACCACGTTCTGGTGCTGCCAGGGCACCGCCCTGGAGGTCAACACCTCCCTGGCGAACTCGATCTACTTCCACAACGGCACCACGCTCACCGTGAACCTCTACACGCCCTCGGTGCTGACCTGGGCGCAGCGCGGGATCACGGTCACCCAGACCACGACCTACCCCGCCTCCGACACCACCACCCTCACCGTGACCGGCAGCGTGGGTGGGTCGTGGACGATGCGCCTGCGCATCCCCGCCTGGACCACCGGCGCGACCGTCAGCGTCAACGGCACGGCACAGGCCATCACCACCACCCCCGGCACCTACGCCTCCCTGACCCGGACCTGGACCTCCGGCGACACGGTCACCGTCCGCCTGCCCATGCGCGTCACGCTCCAGCCGGCCAACGACAACCCCGCCGTCGCCGCCATCACCTACGGGCCGGTCGTGCTGTCGGGCAACTACGGCAACACCGCGCTGAGCAGGCTCCCGGTGCTGGACACCACCTCGATCACCCGCACCTCCGGCCTGGCGTTCACCGCGCGAGCCGACGGCGCGACGGTCAACCTCGGCCCGTTCTACGACGCCCACGGCTTCAACTACACCGTCTACTGGAGCACGAGCGGCGGCGGTGGCGGCACGGCGGCCGGCTACCGGCTGGTCAACGCGGGCAGCGGCCTGGTGCTGGGTGTGCAGGACATGTCGACCGCCGACGGCGGCCTGGCCGTGCAGTGGAACGACACGGGCAGCGCCGACCACAACTGGGAGCTCGTGCCCGACGGCAGCGCGGTGCGGCTGCGCAACCTCAACAGCGGCAAGGTGCTCGGCGTGGAGGGCATGTCCACCGCGGACAACGCCCGCGTCCTGCAGTGGAGCAACACCGGCACGGCGGACCACAAGTGGACGGTCCTGGACAACGGCGACGGCACCCACAAGCTGCGCAACGGCAACAGCGGCAAGCTGCTGGGCATCCTCAACGGCTCCACCGCCGCCGGCGGGCAAGCCGTGCAGGACCCGGACAACGGCACCGCGGACAACCGCTGGCGGTTCGTGCCCTCCGGCGCCCGCCGCGTGCAGAACCTGGCCAGCGGCCTGGTGCTGGGCGTGCAGAACATGTCGACCGCCGACGGCGGCCTGGCCGTGCAGTGGGACGACAACGGCACCGCCGACCACCTGTGGACCGCCGTCGTGGACCCGGACGGGTACTTCCGGCTGCGCAACTCGCACAGCGGCAAGGTGTTGGGCGTGGAGAACGCGGCCAACGCCAACGGCGCCCGGGTGCTGCAATGGGCGGACAACGGCACGACGGACCACAAGTGGCGGCTGCGCTACGGCTCAGGGGGCTACTTCCGCATCCAGTGCGGCAACGGCGGACGGGTCCTCGGCGTCACCGGCGCCTCCACCGCGCGGGGCGCGCAGATCGTCATCTGGGACGACAACGGCACCAACGACCACCTCTGGCGCTTCGTCTGA